A genome region from Fusarium musae strain F31 chromosome 5, whole genome shotgun sequence includes the following:
- a CDS encoding hypothetical protein (EggNog:ENOG41), with the protein MAYNPYGRPPPGMSSAPGMAPPGVQQSSAQQANRPSGLPPNFQAPANMPNINFNAPVIRLGTSQQGKPGTPTAGGRDMPMPSGGRPGLGMDRGGDRDRGAREVTQVLVPPTNEEKLRTIFINEIPEGLGGDEGILRLLGACGKLRKWDSEASVTEDHKGVKFGFALFEDPWSLSTAVKLLHEQQVEVPVKRQPVAVDAPKDDSYEGIDKTKLKVMVDESSLKYLESYEESQDGAIGSEKLEAAKSALKDVVHDLFYPKTNTTNEDVTMGNTESGENVEVVNIPLAQEDELADIPAEMREVVSQEIAAFRERSNQRDLERLRKEEEMEEMERRRNGPARHSRLDSPPATNNIPLGPRGSIANAPSGPKGQNGQRVAFVNGGISNTDLSIHQEDDDTDASDGELYRRYKSKKDEEDEKAYLEAERKWSNRERSRQAAIDRERERERQDAESFEQRKQEQLEREKAWDDEKEASRKTHPYYRDHSGWARKRAGDRADEEARDEADRRAEHDEQRREKAEMERARGMADSFLDKQAEEMDQRQAPAAAPQPFKLSLGAAAQKAQASRAAPQRRTIAEVEGLLDDEEADTSTKRQLVPIQFEPSSATAHMTEEEISQAVRSLAQEIPSDKDGLWGWQVKWEFMDDAVVKDKLRPFVEKKIVEYLGVQEEMLVEAVEEHLRAHGTAAALVEELEGALDDEAEDLVKKLWRMVIFFTESEKRGLPA; encoded by the exons ATGGCGTATAATCCTTATGGCA GACCTCCTCCAGGCATGTCTTCTGCTCCGGGAATGGCACCTCCAGGTGTCCAGCAGTCTAGCGCCCAGCAAGCTAATCGTCCAAGCGGCCTTCCACCCAACTTTCAAGCGCCTGCCAACATGCCcaacatcaacttcaacgccCCCGTGATCCGGCTCGGTACATCGCAGCAGGGCAAACCCGGTACCCCCACCGCGGGCGGTCGTGATATGCCCATGCCCAGCGGTGGACGTCCTGGCTTGGGGATGGACCGAGGAGGTGATCGAGACCGAGGCGCTAGGGAAGTAACACAGGTACTTGTTCCCCCGACGaacgaggagaagctccGAACGATCTTCATAAACGAGATTCCCGAAGGCTTAGGCGGCGACGAGGGGATCCTACGACTTCTGGGCGCTTGCGGAAAGCTGCGAAAGTGGGATTCTGAAGCGAGTGTCACAGAAGACCATAAAGGCGTTAAGTTTGGTTTCGCTCTTTTTGAGGACCCTTGGTCGCTGAGTACTGCAGTCAAACTTCTCCACGAGCAACAAGTCGAAGTTCCCGTCAAGCGACAACCGGTGGCCGTAGATGCACCCAAAGACGATTCGTACGAGGGTATCGACAAGACGAAGCTCAAAGTTATGGTCGATGAGAGTTCGCTCAAGTACCTGGAGTCCTACGAAGAGAGTCAAGACGGTGCTATCGGATCGGAGAAGCTCGAGGCGGCCAAGTCAGCGCTCAAGGACGTTGTTCACGATTTGTTCTACCCCAAGACCAACACAACAAATGAGGATGTCACAATGGGCAACACCGAGTCTGGCGAGAATGTCGAAGTGGTGAATATTCCTTTGGCTCAAGAGGACGAACTCGCAGATATTCCAGCTGAGATGAGGGAAGTAGTGTCACAAGAAATCGCTGCTTTCCGAGAGCGCAGCAATCAACGAGATCTGGAGCGAttgagaaaggaagaagagatggaggagatggagcgaCGACGGAATGGACCAGCCCGACACTCTCGACTCGATTCACCACCAGCTACCAACAACATTCCTCTTGGCCCAAGAGGCAGCATAGCAAATGCGCCATCAGGACCTAAGGGGCAGAATGGACAGCGAGTTGCCTTTGTGAATGGAGGTATTTCAAACACAGACCTTTCAAttcaccaagaagatgacgacacAGATGCCAGTGATGGAGAACTGTACCGACGGTACAAGTCcaagaaggacgaggaggacgagaagGCATACCTTGAGGCCGAGCGCAAGTGGAGCAACAGAGAACGATCAAGGCAAGCAGCAATAGATCGAGAGCGTGAGCGAGAACGTCAAGATGCAGAGTCATTCGAACAACGAAAGCAAGAGCAGCTTGAGCGAGAAAAGGCATgggatgatgagaaagaggCAAGTCGCAAGACACATCCTTACTACCGCGATCACAGCGGCTGGGCTCGCAAGAGAGCTGGTGATCgtgcagatgaagaagcacgAGACGAAGCAGACAGAAGGGCAGAGCACGATGAACAGCGTCGTGAAAAGGCTGAGATGGAGCGTGCACGCGGCATGGCCGACTCGTTCCTCGACAAGCAGGCCGAAGAGATGGACCAGCGACAAGCACCCGCTGCTGCACCCCAGCCGTTCAAGTTATCCCTCGGAGCCGCAGCTCAGAAGGCTCAGGCATCCAGGGCAGCACCACAACGGCGCACAATCGCAGAGGTGGAGGGTCTCCTGGACGACGAGGAAGCAGATACTTCTACAAAGCGACAACTGGTACCTATCCAATTcgagccttcttctgctaCAGCGCATATGACGGAGGAGGAAATCTCACAGGCTGTCCGATCCCTGGCCCAGGAGATCCCATCGGACAAGGATGGCTTGTGGGGATGGCAGGTTAAGTGGGAGTTTATGGATGACGCAGTggtcaaggacaagctccGACCAttcgtggagaagaagattgtcGAGTATCTCGGTGTGCAAGAGGAGATGCTGGTCGAAGCAGTGGAGGAACATCTTCGCGCTCACGGTACAGCAGCCGCTCTAGTGGAAGAGCTAGAAGGA GCACTCGATGATGAGGCGGaggatcttgtcaagaagctctgGCGTATGGTGATCTTTTTCACTGAGAGCGAGAAGCGTGGACTACCGGCGTGA
- a CDS encoding hypothetical protein (BUSCO:EOG09264IV9~EggNog:ENOG41), protein MASYIDTSLAEAQPAPELLGEVKKPKKKKVLLMGKSGSGKSSMRSIIFSNYIARDTRRLGATIDIDLSHVKFLGNLTLNLWDCGGQEAFMENYLSQQRVHVFSNVGVLIYVFDIESRDVDRDLATYVSILSALLQYSPAAKIYILIHKMDLVVPTARESVYDERIRVVRQKTFEYANSVGISTSSIELTPFATSIWDQSLYKAWASIIHDLVPNLSVIERNLANLGLAIEAEELLLFERTSFLAVSSWTSSEGQRNPTEDRLERMSNIMKHFKQSISRFTGTPRNAEQFIRMEHKAGNRFSLFILKFTTNTYLMVVLPPGEARFNAAMLNCQIAIEHFRFLDGPATPAPNTATAAA, encoded by the exons ATGGCCTCCTACATCGACACCTCCCTCGCCGAGGCCCAGCCCGCCCCCGAACTCCTCGGCGaagtcaagaagcccaagaagaaaaaggtccTGCTCATGGGAAAGTCTGGCTCCGGCAAGTCAAGCATGAGGAGTATTATCTTTAGCAACTACATTGCCCGCGATACACGAAGACT GGGCGCAACTATCGATATCGATCTTTCGCACGTCAAGTTCCTCGGAAACCTCACCCTCAACCTCTGGGACTGCGGTGGTCAAGAGGCCTTTATGGAGAACTATCTCTCCCAGCAGCGCGTGCATGTCTTTTCCAACGTCGGCGTGCTGATTTACGTCTTCGACATTGAATCCCGCGACGTCGACCGTGATCTCGCAACCTACGTCTCCATCCTCTCTGCTCTACTTCAATATTCGCCCGCCGCAAAGATTTATATCCTCATTCACAAGATGGATCTCGTCGTACCTACGGCACGAGAGTCCGTTTACGACGAGCGCATTCGGGTTGTGCGACAAAAGACGTTTGAGTATGCGAATTCAGTCGGTATTTCTACATCGTCGATTGAGCTCACGCCTTTTGCGACGTCGATTTGGGATCAGAGCTTGTATAAAGCTTGGGCGTCGATTATCCACGACCTCGTGCCTAACCTCTCCGTCATTGAGCGAAATCTCGCAAACCTAGGTCTCGCCATCGAAGCTGAAGAGTTACTACTATTCGAGCGCACATCATTCCTCGCCGTATCATCCTGGACATCATCTGAAGGACAACGAAACCCAACTGAGGATCGACTAGAGCGCATGTCCAACATCATGAAGCATTTCAAGCAGAGTATTTCCCGCTTCACCGGTACGCCGCGCAACGCCGAGCAGTTCATCCGCATGGAGCACAAGGCCGGCAATCGATTCAGTCTGTTTATTCTCAAGTTCACGACAAACACGTATCTCATGGTTGTTCTCCCACCTGGAGAAGCTCGGTTCAACGCTGCCATGCTCAATTGTCAGATCGCTATTGAGCACTTCAGATTTCTGGATGGCCCCGCAACACCAGCTCCCAACACCGCCACTGCTGCCGCCTAA
- a CDS encoding hypothetical protein (EggNog:ENOG41), with protein MSKSLNPPKVPHVAVSFPHPHVVLVTINRPEHLNALQRQMSIDLDRLWRWYDNEPSLRCAILTGTGRAFCAGADLKEWNVKNSEGNVKNVERWAENGFGGLSNRHGKKPVIAAVNGLCLGGGMEMALNVDMVIASETAKFGLPEVKRGVVAIAGALPRLIRTVGRQRASEVAMLGRMYSAQQFLDWGIVNKVVKLEDVVQEALKWAVEMSGNSPDSIIVTREGLLGGWEAEGPRESTNRIDGGIYKGMEGGDNMKEGVLSFVEKRNAVWKDSKL; from the coding sequence ATGTCAAAGTCACTCAATCCCCCAAAGGTACCTCACGTCGCCGTCTCATTTCCCCACCCTCACGTCGTTCTCGTCACCATCAACCGACCAGAACATCTCAATGCCCTCCAGCGCCAGATGAGCATTGATCTCGACCGTCTTTGGAGATGGTACGACAACGAGCCGTCACTGCGCTGCGCCATCTTAACAGGCACCGGACGCGCATTCTGTGCTGGCGCAGATCTCAAAGAATGGAACGTCAAGAACTCAGAGGGAAATGTTAAGAACGTTGAGAGGTGGGCAGAGAATGGCTTCGGAGGCTTGAGTAACCGCCATGGAAAGAAGCCCGTCATCGCGGCAGTCAATGGTCTCTGTCTCGGCGGTGGAATGGAAATGGCACTCAACGTCGACATGGTCATCGCCAGCGAAACCGCCAAATTCGGTCTCCCAGAAGTGAAGCGCGGCGTGGTCGCCATCGCCGGTGCCCTACCGCGTCTTATCAGGACGGTAGGACGACAACGGGCATCAGAAGTAGCGATGCTAGGACGCATGTACAGCGCACAGCAGTTCCTCGACTGGGGTATTGTGAACAAGGTTGTCAAGCTGGAGGATGTTGTGCAAGAGGCGCTCAAGTGGGCTGTTGAGATGTCAGGTAATTCGCCCGACTCGATTATTGTGACGCGCGAGGGTCTTCTGGGAGGGTGGGAAGCTGAGGGGCCGAGGGAGAGCACCAACAGGATTGATGGGGGGATTTATAAGGGTATGGAAGGCGGTGATAATATGAAGGAGGGTGTCTTGAGTTTTGTCGAGAAGAGGAATGCTGTTTGGAAGGACAGTAAGCTGTAG
- a CDS encoding hypothetical protein (EggNog:ENOG41): MLIDWCDDDWIFYINELFDGIKPLVDKARTPAIKDESALTKDVKIITGLAESPSKKLSHMTSLESGTTRSQSNEKEDPWGDLNERVKRLERLEVFSFDELQKLQQGLETIQEALLVLKLNNQVIRQIREHYQCLMTQYRLPALKEIKKGCEDSFLRYCRHSRNIEANIDAHQAQLNALLLLVKESKEMYNTILQYKTIQINKIYAESAHLSTRNMENIASKTKQETSSMHIITFVTLIFLPGTFMASFFQSGILEWPQVGAKAPWRLNKEIFSLFFGLSATITIVTIAIWMIILFMLRRPQSERVKQAS, translated from the exons ATGCTGATTGATTGGTGCGATGACGATTGGATATTTTACATCAACGAACTCTTTGATGGAATCAAACCACTTGTTGACAAAGCGAGAACTCCTGCCATAAAAGACGAGTCGGCCCTTACCAAAGACGTGAAAATCATAACTGGTCTGGCTGAATCTCCTTCGAAAAAGCTCTCTCATATGACAAGTCTCGAGTCTGGGACAACCCGCAGTCAAAGCAATGAAAAAGAGGATCCGTGGGGTGATCTTAACGAACGAGTTAAAAGACTCGAGAGACTTGAGGTGTTTTCTTTTGACGAGCTACAGAAACTACAACAGGGCTTGGAGACGATCCAGGAAGCGCTCCTGGTTCTCAAGTTAAACAACCAAGTCATCAGACAGATCCGCGAGCACTACCAATGTCTTATGACTCAGTATCGGCTTCCCGCTCTAAAAGAGATCAAGAAAGGTTGCGAGGATTCGTTTCTTCGATATTGTCGGCACTCTCGAAATATTGAGGCCAATATAGACGCCCATCAGGCGCAGCTCAATGCGCTGCTATTGCTCGTCAAAGAGAGCAAAGAAATG TATAATACCATTCTCCAATACAAAACCATTCAGATCAATAAGATCTATGCCGAGAGCGCTCACTTGTCGACTCGGAATATGGAGAATATCGccagcaagaccaagcaaGAGACGAGCTCGATGCATATCATCACTTTTGTGACTCTGATTTTCCTCCCTGGAACATTCATGGCT TCTTTCTTTCAAAGCGGTATCCTTGAATGGCCTCAAGTGGGCGCAAAGGCGCCATGGAGACTGAACAAGGAGATTTTCTCTCTATTTTTTGGTCTTTCCGCCACTATCACGATCGTCACCATTGCTATTTGGATGATCATTCTTTTCATGCTGCGCAGGCCGCAAAGCGAAAGAGTCAAACAAGCATCTTAG
- a CDS encoding hypothetical protein (EggNog:ENOG41): MSSAPPRIEDTGHPNKRQRVDEDIPLENKDAVRITILTGENKALADEVTRLKQALEEAQNATSAANEAKDAVKAENDGLREAQKQAREEMDREKTTREDITREARAREDRARQEMREEMESLRVALTEATNDESRQKSVLKLVEKHNYEIRIPATSHAQVMESFKPLVASGEEEKINNLLDFIFFGETGTWYCFQETCEQGTKDLTWLNSYDVQKECPTHDPKPLPIIK, translated from the exons ATGTCTTCCGCACCTCCGCGCATCGAAGACACCGGGCATCCCAATAAACGCCAAAGAGTCGATGAGGACATTCCGCTAGAGAATAAGGACGCCGTACGGATAACGATTCTAACGGGTGAGAACAAGGCCCTAGCGGACGAGGTCACTCGATTGAAGCAGGCTTTGGAGGAAGCTCAGAACGCTACTTCGGCGGCAAACGAAGCGAAAGATGCCGTAAAAGCCGAGAATGATGGGCTCCGCGAGGCACAGAAACaggcaagagaagaaatggaTCGAGAGAAGACGACAAGAGAAGATATAACAAGAGAAGCTCGAGCAAGAGAGGACCGGGCAAGacaagagatgagagaagagatgGAGTCACTACGAGTGGCTCTCACTGAAGCGACAAATGACGAATCTCGGCAAAAGAGTGTTCTCAAGTTGGTCGAGAAACACAACTATGAGATTAGAATACCTGCTACAAGTCATGCCCAAGTCATGGAAAGTTTTAAACCGCTTGTCGCTTcgggggaagaagagaaaatcAACAATCTACTGgatttcatcttctttgggGAAACGGGCACATGGTACTGCTTCCAGGAAACCTGTGAGCAAGGAACAAAAGACCTTACCTGGCTGAATTCCTATGACGTTCAGAAAGAATGCCCAACTCACG ATCCCAAACCACTCCCCATTATCAAATGA